In a single window of the Gossypium hirsutum isolate 1008001.06 chromosome A13, Gossypium_hirsutum_v2.1, whole genome shotgun sequence genome:
- the LOC107888443 gene encoding putative UPF0481 protein At3g02645 — protein sequence MGSSSPERTTWHCIIEIEHGHSSSQEISPTIIFKVPRRLREVNERAYEPNVISVGPYHYRKPHLARMEDIKKRWFEEIVDETHLGLDQFRKEMKHLERKTRKCYEQPLPPDLEDEEKFVDMMVYDGCFVVQLIRKGHLCDFWKLGLHVSRDIRGDLLLLENQLPFFVLLKLYGMIEPNPGPRRHFCKLVTSALVFFDRDPPNVHRNTASIRHLLGLVHSTFYHSLLPTQAEIARREENFQIPPYTMPSATELEDAGIHFSGVPIQNMQNQNQGTGNMFDITFDNSTKELKIPILAVGDSTERTFGNYMAYEQLFAWEVPNFFVDYVVFMDKLINTSKDVELLRKNEIIVNLLGNNEAVTQMFNKLAHSVYYSPECFYYRDIASQVNEHCKRKRNIWKAKLKKDYFNTPWSPILFLAALVLLLLTILQTIFSVLSYYHQKQ from the exons ATGGGATCAAGTTCGCCTGAGAGGACGACTTGGCATTGTATTATTGAAATTGAGCATGGACATTCCTCCTCCCAAGAG ATAAGTCCTACAATAATTTTCAAAGTGCCTCGTCGACTGCGTGAAGTAAATGAAAGAGCCTACGAACCAAATGTGATTTCAGTTGGCCCCTATCACTACCGTAAGCCACACTTGGCGAGGATGGAAGATATCAAAAAGAGGTGGTTTGAGGAGATTGTCGACGAAACCCACCTTGGTCTCGACCAATTCCGAAAGGAAATGAAACACCTAGAAAGAAAAACTCGCAAATGCTACGAGCAACCTCTTCCTCCTGACCTTgaagatgaagaaaaatttgTAGATATGATGGTGTATGATGGATGCTTTGTTGTTCAGCTAATCCGGAAGGGTCATCTATGTGATTTTTGGAAACTGGGACTACATGTTTCACGTGACATACGGGGCGATTTGTTATTGCTAGAAAACCAGCTTCCTTTCTTTGTGCTTTTGAAGTTGTATGGCATGATAGAACCAAATCCTGGACCTCGAAGACATTTTTGTAAGCTGGTTACATCTGCTCTTGTTTTTTTCGACAGAGATCCCCCCAATGTACATAGAAATACTGCTAGTATCAGGCATCTTCTAGGCTTGGTACATTCTACTTTCTATCATTCACTTCTTCCAACCCAAGCAGAAATAGCAAGAAGAGAAGAGAATTTCCAAATCCCACCGTACACGATGCCTAGCGCAACAGAGCTGGAAGATGCAGGAATCCATTTCTCAGGTGTCCCTATCCAAAATATGCAAAACCAGAACCAAGGGACAGGGAACATGTTTGATATAACATTTGACAATAGCACCAAAGAACTCAAGATTCCAATCTTAGCAGTCGGTGATTCCACAGAGCGTACGTTCGGAAATTATATGGCCTACGAACAATTATTCGCATGGGAGGTGCCAAATTTCTTTGTTGATTATGTGGTGTTCATGGATAAACTCATCAACACAAGCAAGGATGTGGAGCTACTCcgtaaaaatgaaattattgttAATTTGTTAGGAAACAATGAAGCAGTTACCCAAATGTTTAACAAACTGGCGCATTCCGTTTATTACAGCCCAGAATGCTTCTACTATAGGGACATAGCTAGTCAAGTGAACGAGCATTGCAAGAGAAAACGGAACATATGGAAGGCAAAACTCAAGAAAGATTATTTTAACACTCCCTGGTCGCCCATATTATTTCTTGCTGCACTTGTCTTGCTCCTGCTTACTATACTACAAACTATATTTTCTGTTCTTTCTTATTATCACCAGAAGCAGTAA